Within the [Enterobacter] lignolyticus SCF1 genome, the region ATCCGTCAGGTTCCAGCGGGCGTAACGGCTGTCATACACATCCGGTTGCGCCTGCTCCAGCAGATGGCCGATGCACCAGGTCACCACCTGGCCGTTGCCGCACTCAATATAGCCATCCCCTTTGCGATGCGGCTTTGGCAGCACATCGGCGATGGCGCGAGCCAGACTCGGTTTTTCCGCGATAAACAAGCGCATAGGGTCAGCGGATCTCGATCATCGGACGACCGCCGCGCGCGGTAACCAGCTCGCCGATGTCGGCAAGCGTAATGCCAAACTCCGCCGCCGCCGCCTGGGCCTGCGCCTGGGCCTGCGGCTCAACCGCCAGCAGCAGCCCGCCGGAGGTTTGCGGGTCGCACAGCAGGTTGCGCCAGGCGTCCGGCATTTCGCCCATCAGGTGGCCGTAGCTGGCGAAGTTACGCGAGGTGCCGCCCGGCACCGCCCCCAGGGCGATATACTCTTCCACGCCCGGCAGCTTCGGCACATCGGCAAAACGCACCTGCGCCTGAACGCCCGCGCCCTGGCACATCTCGCTGAGATGGCCCAGCAGGCCGAAGCCGGTCACATCGGTCATCGCCTTCACGCCGTCGATATTGGCAAAGGCCGCGCCTGCGAGGTTCATCTGGCACATCACCTCGGTCGCCAGCCCCTGGTGCTCAGGCTTGAGCAGCGATTTTTTCTCCGCGGTGGTCAGAACGCCAATGCCCAGCGACTTGGTGAGAAACAGCTTGCAGCCCGCCTGCGCGGTGCTGTTTTTCTTCACCCGCTCGGTCGGCACCACGCCGGTCACCGCCAGGCCGAAAATCGGCTCCGGCGCGTCAATGGAGTGGCCGCCCGCCAGCGCAATCCCCGCCTGCTGGCAGGCGAAACGCCCGCCCTCAATGACCTCGCGGGCGATTTCCGGCGCAAGGGTGTTTATCGGCCAGCCCAGAATAGCAATCGCCATAATCGGCTTACCGCCCATGGCAAAGATGTCGCTTATCGCATTCGTTGCGGCAATGCGGCCGAAATCAAACGGGTTGTCGACGATCGGCATAAAGAAATCGGTGGTGCTGATGATGGAGGTTCCGTTGCCGAGATCGTAAACGGCGGCATCATCGCGGGTCTCATTGCCGACAAGCAGGTTCGGGTCGACAAACTTCGCCTGCTCGCTATGCAGGATGGTTTCCAGCACCTTAGGGGAAATTTTACAACCGCAACCGGCTCCGTGGCTGTATTGCGTTAAACGAATGGTTTGCTCGCTCATGGACATCTCCTGTCATTGCAATCGCGCGATACCCTAAACGTTTCAGGCCGTCAGCGCCATCGGGGCGCACGCCACCTGAAACAGGACGCGTCTATGGTAGCGCCCAAACGCTCAGGTGATAAGTACGACTGTCCGAATTCGCGCGCTCCTGCTCATTACGCGTACGATTCCGCGCTTTCCCGCGGGCGCCCACGGCGGTAACGCATTCATAAAATTTATATATCTGCCATTTTGCGAAGTATCGCAACTTTTGTCCCGGCGTTTCTCATTAGTGTTATATGACAGAATTGTGACAGCCACGCTGTCGCTGTGGACGTGAGTACCAATAAAGGAACTGTGCATGAAAAAACATCTTGTCGCGCTCTGCGTAGCCAGCCTGTTTTCCGTCAGCGCCTTCGCGCTGGTCCCTTCGGGTAACGATGCCACCACGAAGCCCGATCTCTACTACCTGAAGAATAGCCAGGCCATCGACAGCATGGCGCTGCTCCCGCCGCCACCGGAGGTCGGCAGCATTGCGTTTTTAAACGACCAGGCGATGTATGAAAAGGGTCGGTTGATACGCAATACGGAGCGTGGAAAACAGGCGGCGGAAGACGCGAACCTCAGCAGCGGCGGCGTCGCTAACGCCTTCTCCACCGCCTTCGGCTCGCCGATTACCGCCAAAGACGCGCCGGA harbors:
- the selD gene encoding selenide, water dikinase SelD: MSEQTIRLTQYSHGAGCGCKISPKVLETILHSEQAKFVDPNLLVGNETRDDAAVYDLGNGTSIISTTDFFMPIVDNPFDFGRIAATNAISDIFAMGGKPIMAIAILGWPINTLAPEIAREVIEGGRFACQQAGIALAGGHSIDAPEPIFGLAVTGVVPTERVKKNSTAQAGCKLFLTKSLGIGVLTTAEKKSLLKPEHQGLATEVMCQMNLAGAAFANIDGVKAMTDVTGFGLLGHLSEMCQGAGVQAQVRFADVPKLPGVEEYIALGAVPGGTSRNFASYGHLMGEMPDAWRNLLCDPQTSGGLLLAVEPQAQAQAQAAAAEFGITLADIGELVTARGGRPMIEIR